A single window of Labeo rohita strain BAU-BD-2019 chromosome 4, IGBB_LRoh.1.0, whole genome shotgun sequence DNA harbors:
- the LOC127164327 gene encoding uncharacterized protein LOC127164327: MPRRCAVPGCGKTTSLNTLPKDPDVKEKWIQFIFSKRPSHFSVNAHVCSVHFTDDCFENKLQYDAGFARTLLLKNQAVPTILDPTTPLTTSPSCSGPVFKDVGCQTDRPTQTSVGTQLSFQTMRSKYRSKETQTELSTKISGVDVTIPWTTSQPFTSTSLKNERPAKRRRFELEEGEESVSFEEVCDTQDVKCDPSQSVTSVTEPSMHSMYTSRASHEDTKYIVFENCLLELFETCPVCSRACDIQPRSNGTFVAIDQHCPHCEYFRQWKRQPCVGSTPVGDLQLSASLYFTGASFFQIKKVFESMHLKMFKHTTFRRHASMYLEPLIIHKWKKEQEDLVKNLCEADKVIIGGKMRADSPGHSAKYGSYTTMDLQNNLIIDIQLVQSKEVGGSYHMEKKGLKRSLEWLEACGVRLDCIVTNRHPQIQKFLKERNVTQYYDVWHLEKGLSKKLEQIARDKDCSIVKKWQHSIRNHLYWTAASSTSRKEKIAKWKSS; encoded by the exons ATGCCACGCAGATGTGCCGTTCCTGGCTGTGGAAAAACAACATCTTTGAATACGCTGCCGAAGGATCCAGACGTTAAGGAAAAATggattcagtttatttttagcaAACGTCCCAGTCACTTCAGTGTTAATGCACACGTGTGTTCAGTACATTTCACCGATGACTGTTTTGAGAACAAATTGCAGTATGATGCTGGCTTTGCCAGAACACTTTTGCTCAAAAATCAAGCCGTGCCAACTATTCTGGACCCAACAACACCGCTGACCACT AGTCCATCATGTTCAGGCCCGGTGTTTAaagatgtaggctgtcaaactgACCGACCCACTCAGACATCTGTGGGTACACAGCTGTCATTTCAAACCATGAGATCTAAGTACCGTAGCAAag aAACACAGACAGAGCTGTCAACAAAGATTTCAGGAGTTGATGTCACCATACCCTGGACTACTTCACAGCCTTTCACTtcaacatctttaaaaaatgaaaggcCTGCCAAAAGGCGTCGCTTTGAATTGGAGGAGGGTGAAGAAAGTGTGTCTTTTGAAGAAGTCTGTGACACTCAGGACGTGAAATGTGACCCTTCTCAGTCTGTCACCAGTGTGACTGAACCATCAATGCATTC CATGTACACATCCAGAGCCTCTCATGAAGACACAAAATATATTGTGTTTGAAAACTGTCTCCTTGAACTGTTCGAGACCTGTCCAGTGTGTTCAAGAGCCTGTGATATTCAGCCTCGTAGCAATGGAACTTTTGTGGCGATTGATCAACATTGCCCGCACTGTGAGTACTTCAGACAGTGGAAGAGACAACCCTGTGTTGGCAGCACCCCTGTTGGTGACCTTCAGCTATCTGCTTCCCTGTATTTCACTGGAGCTTCATTCTTCCAGATAAAAAAG gTATTTGAGTCAATGCATTTGAAGATGTTCAAACACACAACCTTCAGAAGGCATGCCAGCATGTACCTGGAACCACTAATAATCCATAAGTGGAAGAAGGAACAGGAGGATTTAGTGAAGAATCTTTGTGAGGCAGACAAGGTGATAATTGGTGGCAAAATGAGAGCTGATTCGCCAG GCCATTCAGCAAAGTATGGGAGCTACACCACGATGGATCTTCAAAACAACCTCATAATAGACATCCAGCTAGTGCAA AGTAAAGAGGTTGGTGGTAGCTATCACATGGAGAAAAAGGGGTTAAAAAGAAGCCTGGAATGGCTGGAGGCATGTGGTGTAAGACTAGACTGCATTGTGACAAACCGACATCCCCAGattcaaaagtttctgaaagaACGAAACGTCACACAGTACTATGATGTCTGGCATTTGGAGAAAG